One window from the genome of Gadus morhua chromosome 16, gadMor3.0, whole genome shotgun sequence encodes:
- the zgc:123278 gene encoding tumor susceptibility gene 101 protein isoform X2, with translation MDSIKKLLPKTYFQRKRVAQEVYIVVTHYKNLMPVLDNYDTSYNIPVCLWLDESYPQTAPICYVKPTKDMVTVRGKHVDSNGEVMLPFLQEWSQETCDLVSLLQVISAVFGESPPVCVRPPQETAQETAQASCSLQFYRQAEGLDEDAQLFLTTEDDQPFHQDNETNC, from the exons ATGGATTCAATTAAGAAATTGCTTCCCAAG acgtaTTTTCAAAGGAAACGGGTTGCTCAGGAGGTGTACATTGTAGTCACTCATTACAAAAACCTAATGCCAGTGCTGGACAATTATG ACACGAGCTACAACATCCCAGTGTGCTTATGGCTGGATGAGAGCTACCCCCAGACAGCCCCTATCTGCTATGTAAAGCCCACCAAGGACATGGTGACGGTCAGGGGGAAACACGTGGACAGCAACGGGGAGGTGATGCTGCCCTTTCTGCAGGAATGGAGCCAG GAGACGTGTGACCTGGTGAGCCTTCTGCAGGTGATTTCGGCCGTGTTTGGTGAATCTCCGCCCGTGTGTGTCCGCCCCCCACAGGAGACTGCCCAGGAGACGGCCCAGGCCTCGT GCTCTCTCCAGTTCTACAGACAAGCAGAAGGACTTGATGAAGACGCACAACTATTTCTGACAACAGAAGATGATCAGCCTTTTCATCAAGACAATGAAACTAACTGTTAA
- the zgc:123278 gene encoding tumor susceptibility gene 101 protein isoform X4, protein MLVFIVFNDGRTNYLMSLSGTIPVMFKDTSYNIPVCLWLDESYPQTAPICYVKPTKDMVTVRGKHVDSNGEVMLPFLQEWSQETCDLVSLLQVISAVFGESPPVCVRPPQETAQETAQASCSLQFYRQAEGLDEDAQLFLTTEDDQPFHQDNETNC, encoded by the exons ATG CTTGTGTTTATAGTATTCAATGACGGCAGAACAAACTACTTAATGAGTTTATCGGGAACCATTCCCGTCATGTTTAAAG ACACGAGCTACAACATCCCAGTGTGCTTATGGCTGGATGAGAGCTACCCCCAGACAGCCCCTATCTGCTATGTAAAGCCCACCAAGGACATGGTGACGGTCAGGGGGAAACACGTGGACAGCAACGGGGAGGTGATGCTGCCCTTTCTGCAGGAATGGAGCCAG GAGACGTGTGACCTGGTGAGCCTTCTGCAGGTGATTTCGGCCGTGTTTGGTGAATCTCCGCCCGTGTGTGTCCGCCCCCCACAGGAGACTGCCCAGGAGACGGCCCAGGCCTCGT GCTCTCTCCAGTTCTACAGACAAGCAGAAGGACTTGATGAAGACGCACAACTATTTCTGACAACAGAAGATGATCAGCCTTTTCATCAAGACAATGAAACTAACTGTTAA
- the zgc:123278 gene encoding tumor susceptibility gene 101 protein isoform X5, which translates to MDSIKKLLPKTYFQRKRVAQEVYIVVTHYKNLMPVLDNYVFNDGRTNYLMSLSGTIPVMFKDTSYNIPVCLWLDESYPQTAPICYVKPTKDMVTVRGKHVDSNGEVMLPFLQEWSQALSSSTDKQKDLMKTHNYF; encoded by the exons ATGGATTCAATTAAGAAATTGCTTCCCAAG acgtaTTTTCAAAGGAAACGGGTTGCTCAGGAGGTGTACATTGTAGTCACTCATTACAAAAACCTAATGCCAGTGCTGGACAATTATG TATTCAATGACGGCAGAACAAACTACTTAATGAGTTTATCGGGAACCATTCCCGTCATGTTTAAAG ACACGAGCTACAACATCCCAGTGTGCTTATGGCTGGATGAGAGCTACCCCCAGACAGCCCCTATCTGCTATGTAAAGCCCACCAAGGACATGGTGACGGTCAGGGGGAAACACGTGGACAGCAACGGGGAGGTGATGCTGCCCTTTCTGCAGGAATGGAGCCAG GCTCTCTCCAGTTCTACAGACAAGCAGAAGGACTTGATGAAGACGCACAACTATTTCTGA
- the zgc:123278 gene encoding tumor susceptibility gene 101 protein isoform X3, with protein MPVLDNYVFNDGRTNYLMSLSGTIPVMFKDTSYNIPVCLWLDESYPQTAPICYVKPTKDMVTVRGKHVDSNGEVMLPFLQEWSQETCDLVSLLQVISAVFGESPPVCVRPPQETAQETAQASCSLQFYRQAEGLDEDAQLFLTTEDDQPFHQDNETNC; from the exons ATGCCAGTGCTGGACAATTATG TATTCAATGACGGCAGAACAAACTACTTAATGAGTTTATCGGGAACCATTCCCGTCATGTTTAAAG ACACGAGCTACAACATCCCAGTGTGCTTATGGCTGGATGAGAGCTACCCCCAGACAGCCCCTATCTGCTATGTAAAGCCCACCAAGGACATGGTGACGGTCAGGGGGAAACACGTGGACAGCAACGGGGAGGTGATGCTGCCCTTTCTGCAGGAATGGAGCCAG GAGACGTGTGACCTGGTGAGCCTTCTGCAGGTGATTTCGGCCGTGTTTGGTGAATCTCCGCCCGTGTGTGTCCGCCCCCCACAGGAGACTGCCCAGGAGACGGCCCAGGCCTCGT GCTCTCTCCAGTTCTACAGACAAGCAGAAGGACTTGATGAAGACGCACAACTATTTCTGACAACAGAAGATGATCAGCCTTTTCATCAAGACAATGAAACTAACTGTTAA
- the zgc:123278 gene encoding tumor susceptibility gene 101 protein isoform X1: protein MDSIKKLLPKTYFQRKRVAQEVYIVVTHYKNLMPVLDNYVFNDGRTNYLMSLSGTIPVMFKDTSYNIPVCLWLDESYPQTAPICYVKPTKDMVTVRGKHVDSNGEVMLPFLQEWSQETCDLVSLLQVISAVFGESPPVCVRPPQETAQETAQASCSLQFYRQAEGLDEDAQLFLTTEDDQPFHQDNETNC from the exons ATGGATTCAATTAAGAAATTGCTTCCCAAG acgtaTTTTCAAAGGAAACGGGTTGCTCAGGAGGTGTACATTGTAGTCACTCATTACAAAAACCTAATGCCAGTGCTGGACAATTATG TATTCAATGACGGCAGAACAAACTACTTAATGAGTTTATCGGGAACCATTCCCGTCATGTTTAAAG ACACGAGCTACAACATCCCAGTGTGCTTATGGCTGGATGAGAGCTACCCCCAGACAGCCCCTATCTGCTATGTAAAGCCCACCAAGGACATGGTGACGGTCAGGGGGAAACACGTGGACAGCAACGGGGAGGTGATGCTGCCCTTTCTGCAGGAATGGAGCCAG GAGACGTGTGACCTGGTGAGCCTTCTGCAGGTGATTTCGGCCGTGTTTGGTGAATCTCCGCCCGTGTGTGTCCGCCCCCCACAGGAGACTGCCCAGGAGACGGCCCAGGCCTCGT GCTCTCTCCAGTTCTACAGACAAGCAGAAGGACTTGATGAAGACGCACAACTATTTCTGACAACAGAAGATGATCAGCCTTTTCATCAAGACAATGAAACTAACTGTTAA